In one Rhopalosiphum padi isolate XX-2018 chromosome 3, ASM2088224v1, whole genome shotgun sequence genomic region, the following are encoded:
- the LOC132926817 gene encoding cathepsin B-like, whose product MVRIIFLTFVILFSAYLTEQASFLSQDYIDEINYVATTWKAGQNFHPNTPKEAILRLLGSRGVGAAAKTNGPYKTSDPNYVSDNRIHKKFDARKHWRHCKTIGTVRDQGNCGSCWAFGTTGAFADRLCVATNGDYNQLVSAEELAFCCHTCGFGCNGGYPIKAWEYFKRHGVVSGGNYNTTDGCQPYQVPPCLHHQEGEGSCDSQPRESNHKCSKRCYGNETIDYNSDHVKTRDAYYLTYDSIQKDVQTYGPIEASFDVYDDFLNYKSGVYVRTENATYLGGHAVKLIGWGVEYGVSYWLMLNSWGYEWGQNGLFKIQRGTNECGIDNSTTGGVPYI is encoded by the exons ATGGTtaggattatatttttaactttcgtAATTTTGTTTAGTGCTTACTTAACAGAACAAGCATCATTTTTATCACAAGATTACATTGATGAAATAAACTATGTAGCTACAACATGGAAG GCTGGTCAAAATTTTCATCCGAATACACCAAAAGAAGCAATTTTGAGGTTGTTGGGTTCTAGAGGAGTTGGAGCTGCTGCTAAAACAAATGGCCCATATAAAACCAGCGACCCCAATTACGTATCGGACAACAGAATTCACAAGAAATTTGACGCGAGAAAACATTGGCGCCACTGTAAAACGATAGGCACAGTTCGCGACCAAGGAAACTGCGGCTCTTGTtgg GCTTTTGGCACTACAGGGGCATTCGCAGACAGACTTTGCGTGGCAACAAACGGAGATTACAATCAACTCGTGTCCGCTGAAGAGCTAGCTTTTTGCTGTCATACTTGTGGTTTTGGATGTAACGGAGGTTACCCGATTAAAGCTTGGGAGTATTTTAAAAGACACGGCGTTGTTAGTGGTGGCAACTACAACACTACcgat GGATGTCAACCGTACCAAGTTCCGCCTTGTCTTCACCATCAAGAAGGAGAAGGTTCGTGTGATAGCCAACCGAGAGAAAGCAATCATAAATGCTCCAAACGTTGTTACGGTAACGAAACGATCGATTACAACAGTGATCACGTGAAGA CCAGAGATGCGTATTACCTTACATACGACTCTATTCAAAAGGACGTGCAAACTTACGGGCCAATTGAAGCATCATTCGATGTATACGATgactttttgaattacaaaagtg GGGTTTACGTAAGAACTGAAAACGCGACATATTTAGGAGGACATGCTGTTAAGTTAATTGGATGGGGAGTCGAGTATGGTGTAAGTTATTGGTTAATGCTCAACTCTTGGGGCTATGAATGGGGACAAAATGGACTTTTCAAAATACAAAGGGGCACAAATGAATGCGGAATCGACAATTCAACTACCGGAGGCGtaccttatatataa